One part of the Desulfuromonadaceae bacterium genome encodes these proteins:
- a CDS encoding type II toxin-antitoxin system MqsA family antitoxin, producing the protein MKCPVCGAAELIHDTRDLPYTYKGETTVIAAVTGDFCPACAESVLDAAESDRVMREMRAFSKQVNAAIVDPDFIASAQDTRA; encoded by the coding sequence ATGAAGTGTCCTGTGTGCGGCGCGGCTGAACTGATCCACGACACCCGCGACCTGCCCTACACCTACAAGGGTGAAACCACCGTCATAGCGGCGGTGACCGGCGACTTCTGCCCGGCCTGCGCCGAGTCCGTCCTGGATGCGGCGGAATCGGATCGCGTCATGCGCGAGATGCGCGCCTTCTCGAAGCAGGTCAACGCGGCAATTGTCGATCCAGACTTCATCGCCAGCGCGCAAGATACTCGCG